One genomic window of Mucilaginibacter sp. SJ includes the following:
- a CDS encoding FeoB-associated Cys-rich membrane protein, translating to MNMQLIIIAILFAGAVFYIGRMMYRALTTKKSCGGNCKCGVDFSGIEPGKTTK from the coding sequence ATGAATATGCAACTCATCATTATCGCGATACTTTTTGCAGGCGCTGTTTTTTACATTGGCCGTATGATGTACAGGGCGCTTACTACTAAAAAAAGCTGTGGCGGCAATTGCAAATGCGGTGTTGATTTTTCAGGTATTGAACCCGGAAAAACCACCAAATAA
- a CDS encoding type 1 glutamine amidotransferase, whose translation MKPEIKVAILDLYDGIANEGMRGFQDILKRYKTEHDLNLSYQIFDVRRKCEMANLNFDIYISSGGPGNPLETEGTEWEKKYFNLVDKLEDHNLANNSNKKHVFFVCHSFQLMCRHYKLGDINMRRSPSFGVLPVNKTEPGLNEPLFEGLAEPFYAVDSRSWQVINPDEKRFKELGMQLVAIEKERPHVDLPRAMMAIRYNDYFFATQFHPEADAGGMKGMLLREEKKQEVISEHGEVKYREMLERLDDPDKITYTQHTLIPNFLDAAVESALGVV comes from the coding sequence ATGAAACCGGAAATAAAAGTGGCCATACTTGACTTGTACGATGGGATAGCGAACGAGGGTATGCGCGGTTTCCAGGATATTTTGAAGCGATATAAAACCGAACATGATCTGAATTTAAGTTACCAGATCTTTGACGTACGTCGCAAATGCGAAATGGCCAATCTCAACTTTGATATTTATATATCAAGCGGCGGCCCGGGTAATCCCCTGGAAACGGAAGGTACCGAATGGGAGAAGAAATACTTTAACTTGGTTGATAAGCTGGAAGATCATAACCTGGCTAACAACAGCAACAAAAAACATGTGTTCTTTGTGTGCCACTCCTTTCAGCTGATGTGCCGTCATTACAAGCTGGGCGATATCAATATGCGGCGCTCCCCGTCGTTTGGCGTACTGCCGGTAAATAAAACTGAGCCTGGGTTAAATGAACCATTATTTGAAGGTTTAGCCGAACCATTTTATGCCGTTGATTCGCGCAGCTGGCAGGTGATCAACCCGGATGAAAAACGCTTTAAAGAGCTGGGCATGCAACTGGTGGCGATAGAAAAGGAACGTCCGCATGTTGATTTGCCCAGGGCGATGATGGCTATCAGGTATAACGATTATTTCTTTGCCACGCAGTTTCATCCGGAAGCCGATGCCGGGGGGATGAAAGGGATGCTGCTTCGCGAAGAAAAAAAGCAGGAAGTGATCAGCGAGCACGGCGAGGTTAAATACCGGGAGATGCTTGAACGCCTTGATGATCCGGATAAAATAACATATACCCAGCATACGCTCATCCCAAACTTTTTGGATGCAGCGGTTGAAAGTGCGTTGGGGGTTGTATAG
- a CDS encoding carboxylate-amine ligase: MNEFTLGVEEEFMVIDPVSRELKSHEQKIVDAAQKIHEDQVKAEMHQAVVEVGTHICRNTQEARKEVSKLRTTVAQLAGDIGLRIGAAGTHPFSHWQHQLITDNPRYFEIVDEMQEAARSNLIFGLHVHVGIQSRDMAIHIANQVRYFLPHVYALSTNSPFWEGRNTGFKSFRTKVFDKFPRTGIPDYFSSIEEYDRYIKLLVKTNCIDNAKKIWWDIRVHPFFETIEFRICDCPMLVDETIAFTALFQALCAKLYKLRAQNMKFINYSRALINENKWRAARYGIDGKMIDFGKEMEVNTRSLILELLDFVDDVVDELGSRDDLQYVHNILEHGTGADRQLGIYQQNNNFADVVDYITSQTLKGL; this comes from the coding sequence ATGAACGAGTTTACCTTAGGCGTTGAAGAAGAATTTATGGTGATTGATCCCGTATCCCGGGAGCTAAAATCGCATGAGCAAAAAATTGTGGATGCCGCTCAAAAGATCCATGAAGACCAGGTAAAGGCCGAAATGCACCAGGCCGTGGTGGAGGTGGGCACCCATATTTGCCGCAATACCCAGGAGGCCCGCAAAGAGGTAAGTAAGCTTCGTACCACAGTGGCGCAACTGGCCGGAGATATTGGTCTGCGGATAGGCGCAGCGGGTACACATCCTTTTTCGCACTGGCAGCATCAATTGATTACCGATAATCCCAGGTATTTTGAAATTGTGGATGAGATGCAGGAGGCGGCCCGTTCTAACCTCATTTTTGGTTTGCATGTCCATGTTGGCATCCAGTCGCGCGATATGGCTATTCATATTGCCAACCAGGTGCGGTACTTTTTGCCGCACGTATATGCCCTTTCAACCAATTCACCGTTTTGGGAAGGGCGTAACACGGGCTTCAAATCATTCCGCACCAAGGTTTTTGATAAGTTCCCGCGTACCGGCATCCCCGATTATTTCAGCAGTATCGAGGAGTACGACCGCTACATAAAGCTGCTCGTAAAAACCAATTGCATTGATAACGCCAAGAAGATCTGGTGGGATATCCGGGTACATCCTTTCTTTGAAACTATTGAGTTCCGCATTTGCGACTGCCCGATGCTGGTTGATGAAACCATTGCGTTTACCGCTTTGTTCCAGGCTTTATGTGCCAAGTTATACAAGCTCAGGGCACAAAACATGAAGTTCATTAACTATTCGCGCGCGCTAATCAATGAAAATAAATGGCGTGCTGCCCGCTACGGTATCGACGGTAAAATGATAGATTTTGGTAAGGAAATGGAGGTAAACACCCGCTCGCTGATATTGGAACTACTTGACTTTGTCGATGATGTGGTTGACGAACTTGGCTCGCGCGACGACCTGCAATATGTACACAATATCCTGGAACATGGCACCGGAGCCGACAGGCAACTGGGTATTTATCAACAAAACAATAACTTTGCCGACGTGGTGGATTATATCACTTCACAAACATTGAAGGGGTTGTAG
- a CDS encoding ATP-grasp domain-containing protein — protein sequence MKKIGILFGQEDSFPQAFVDRVNQKAEKGISAEFVRLDKVMQAEPLDYAVMIDRISQDVPYYRAALKNAAICGTAVINNPFWWSADEKFFNNALAVKIGVPVPKTVILPSKELPDDTTNKSFRNLAYPLDWNGIFSYVSFPAYMKPFDGGGWKEVYKIENEKDFFSKYDKTKQHVMMLQEEVVFDDYFRCYCIGGKHVRIMQYEPRNPHHLRYEHGKAPAAKKLLDTIKDYVIKLNQYLGYDFNTVEFAVRDGIPYAIDFCNPAPDAEVTSVGQENFEWVVETAASYAIERAKQQKDGFDNLTWGEFVKTSAAKIPLVAAAKKVAVKADVSVAVVDHAIEAEGKVKKLKATKAPAAKAVPAAKAAVVKEPVAKVAAVKEPTVKEKAAPKPKK from the coding sequence ATGAAAAAAATCGGTATCTTATTCGGACAGGAAGATTCGTTTCCGCAGGCATTTGTTGACCGTGTGAACCAAAAAGCAGAAAAAGGCATCAGTGCCGAGTTTGTACGGCTCGATAAAGTAATGCAGGCCGAACCACTTGACTATGCTGTGATGATCGACCGGATTTCACAGGATGTGCCTTACTATCGCGCAGCCCTAAAAAATGCCGCTATTTGCGGTACCGCGGTAATCAACAACCCTTTTTGGTGGAGCGCCGACGAAAAGTTTTTTAACAACGCGCTTGCGGTAAAAATTGGAGTGCCTGTACCTAAAACCGTAATTCTGCCATCAAAGGAACTACCTGATGATACCACCAATAAATCATTCCGCAACCTGGCCTACCCGTTAGATTGGAATGGTATTTTTAGCTATGTAAGTTTCCCGGCCTATATGAAACCATTTGACGGCGGCGGCTGGAAAGAGGTTTACAAAATAGAAAACGAGAAAGATTTTTTCAGTAAATACGATAAAACCAAACAGCATGTGATGATGCTACAGGAAGAGGTTGTTTTTGACGACTACTTCCGCTGCTATTGCATTGGCGGCAAGCATGTGCGCATTATGCAGTATGAGCCGCGCAACCCGCACCATCTGCGCTATGAGCATGGTAAAGCACCTGCTGCTAAAAAGCTATTGGACACCATTAAAGATTATGTCATAAAACTTAACCAATACTTAGGTTACGATTTTAATACGGTTGAGTTTGCTGTACGTGATGGTATCCCTTATGCTATCGATTTTTGCAACCCCGCCCCCGATGCCGAAGTTACCAGCGTAGGCCAGGAAAACTTTGAATGGGTTGTTGAAACCGCAGCCAGTTATGCCATTGAACGCGCCAAACAACAAAAAGATGGCTTTGATAACCTTACCTGGGGCGAGTTTGTAAAAACTTCGGCAGCTAAAATACCGTTGGTAGCAGCTGCAAAAAAAGTGGCTGTTAAAGCTGATGTTTCTGTGGCTGTGGTTGACCATGCTATTGAAGCAGAAGGGAAAGTGAAGAAACTTAAAGCAACTAAGGCTCCTGCAGCAAAAGCAGTGCCCGCTGCTAAAGCGGCCGTTGTGAAAGAGCCGGTTGCTAAAGTAGCCGCTGTAAAAGAGCCAACTGTAAAAGAAAAAGCAGCGCCTAAGCCTAAAAAATAA
- a CDS encoding alpha/beta fold hydrolase: MTEKFHRWHSPNTNTDLEMLVFGDRGYPVIVFPTTKGRYYQNKDFGLIESVKWFVDNGLVKIYCPDTIDDRSWYNKGIHPADRAKTYAGYDRMLVNELIPWAMRETGVGKVALAGCSFGGYHAANFAFKHPEKVRHLFTMGGAFDIKMFTDGYYDDTIFYNNPVDFLPGSNHHDLWQMNIVLGTSDYDICKGYNIQLSNILKQKNIKHWLDIRPFANHDWPIWREMFPHYLSTIK; the protein is encoded by the coding sequence TTGACCGAAAAATTTCACCGCTGGCATTCACCCAACACCAACACCGACCTCGAAATGCTGGTATTCGGCGACCGCGGTTATCCTGTGATCGTTTTCCCTACTACCAAAGGCCGCTACTATCAAAACAAAGATTTCGGACTGATTGAAAGTGTAAAATGGTTTGTTGACAACGGCCTGGTGAAAATCTACTGCCCCGATACCATCGACGACCGCAGCTGGTACAACAAAGGCATCCACCCGGCCGACAGGGCCAAAACCTATGCAGGGTACGATCGCATGCTGGTAAACGAGCTTATCCCCTGGGCCATGCGTGAAACAGGCGTTGGCAAAGTAGCTCTTGCAGGCTGTAGTTTTGGGGGCTATCATGCCGCCAACTTCGCGTTCAAACATCCTGAGAAGGTAAGGCATTTGTTTACTATGGGCGGGGCCTTCGATATTAAAATGTTTACCGATGGTTATTATGATGACACCATTTTTTATAATAACCCGGTCGATTTTTTGCCGGGCAGCAACCATCATGACCTTTGGCAAATGAACATTGTTCTCGGCACATCCGACTATGACATATGCAAAGGATATAACATCCAGCTCTCAAACATTTTAAAACAAAAAAACATTAAACACTGGCTGGATATCCGCCCCTTTGCCAATCACGACTGGCCCATCTGGCGCGAAATGTTCCCGCATTATTTATCAACGATTAAATAG
- a CDS encoding alpha/beta hydrolase: protein MYPGWLDTEMTITEQEINITSALLERKVTLTILKPEDSDIAEPLNLLLLNDGQELENLGLKNTLETLYNTNRLKPVLVVAIHAGNDRLDEYGISGKPDFKGRGAKAGLYTQFIKEELLPQLRALTGFNEFDIIAFAGFSLGGLSAFDIVWNNPVLFDKAGVFSGSFWWRGKDLAKGYTDADRLMHQVIRETKTKPAINAWLQTGTKDETSDRNKNGIIDAIDDTIDLIKEMEAKGFKRPEEIQYVEVIGGTHDTATWGKAMAKFLVWAFGR, encoded by the coding sequence ATGTACCCGGGCTGGCTTGATACTGAAATGACGATAACCGAACAAGAAATAAATATAACCTCGGCGCTGCTGGAGCGGAAAGTGACTTTAACCATCCTGAAGCCGGAAGATAGTGATATTGCCGAACCGCTAAACCTGCTGCTGCTTAATGACGGACAGGAGCTTGAGAACCTGGGACTAAAAAATACGCTTGAAACACTATATAATACCAATCGCCTTAAGCCGGTGCTGGTTGTGGCTATCCATGCGGGTAATGACCGACTGGATGAATACGGCATTTCCGGCAAGCCCGATTTTAAAGGCCGGGGTGCCAAGGCTGGTTTATATACTCAATTTATAAAAGAAGAATTGCTGCCGCAATTACGAGCTTTGACAGGCTTTAATGAGTTTGATATAATAGCTTTTGCCGGTTTTTCGCTTGGTGGTTTATCTGCTTTTGATATTGTTTGGAATAACCCGGTGTTATTTGACAAAGCGGGCGTTTTTTCAGGTTCGTTTTGGTGGCGGGGAAAAGACCTGGCCAAAGGCTATACCGATGCCGACAGGCTGATGCACCAGGTAATCAGGGAAACTAAAACCAAACCGGCTATCAATGCCTGGCTGCAAACCGGTACCAAAGATGAAACCAGCGATCGCAATAAAAACGGCATTATTGATGCCATTGATGATACCATCGACCTGATCAAAGAAATGGAAGCCAAAGGGTTTAAACGACCGGAAGAAATTCAGTATGTTGAAGTAATAGGAGGTACCCATGATACTGCAACATGGGGCAAAGCAATGGCTAAGTTTTTAGTTTGGGCTTTTGGGAGATAA
- a CDS encoding DUF2281 domain-containing protein, with protein sequence MGTGLIEKKFEILPDNLKLKVEGYIDALLNENGISIRDLSVSVNKKSDELFVVKPGFGGGKGIFGYMADGFDEPLDDFKDYM encoded by the coding sequence ATGGGAACAGGACTAATAGAAAAGAAATTTGAAATATTGCCTGATAACCTTAAGCTTAAGGTGGAAGGTTATATAGACGCACTTCTTAATGAAAACGGCATAAGTATAAGGGATTTGAGCGTGTCTGTAAATAAAAAAAGTGACGAATTATTTGTAGTTAAGCCAGGTTTTGGTGGAGGAAAAGGCATATTTGGATATATGGCTGATGGCTTTGATGAACCATTGGACGATTTTAAAGATTACATGTAA
- a CDS encoding type II toxin-antitoxin system VapC family toxin: MNLLLDTHALIWFTEGNDKLSLTAKKQIEDENNSKAISIASLWEIVIKASRAKLGIEKSFCRNKSIPFN, encoded by the coding sequence ATGAATTTATTACTTGATACCCATGCTTTAATTTGGTTTACAGAAGGCAATGACAAACTTTCATTGACAGCGAAAAAGCAAATTGAAGATGAAAATAATAGTAAAGCCATTAGCATAGCTTCGCTTTGGGAAATTGTAATAAAAGCAAGCCGGGCTAAGCTTGGAATAGAAAAATCGTTTTGTCGAAATAAATCAATTCCTTTCAATTAA
- a CDS encoding PIN domain-containing protein: MLDIKIGHLDTLLELPHHHGDPFDRLIISQAISENLTIISADRHFKAYPVSVLW; this comes from the coding sequence GTGCTTGATATCAAGATAGGTCATCTTGATACACTTTTGGAGTTGCCTCATCACCACGGAGATCCTTTTGACCGTCTCATTATCTCTCAGGCTATCTCTGAGAATCTCACTATCATTTCAGCCGACCGACACTTTAAAGCTTACCCGGTAAGCGTACTTTGGTAA
- the typA gene encoding translational GTPase TypA, translating to MQKIRNIAIIAHVDHGKTTLVDKILHSCAIFRDNEQTGELILDNNDLERERGITIVSKNVSVRYKDVKINIIDTPGHADFGGEVERVLKMADGVLLLCDAFEGAMPQTRFVTQKALALGLKPIVVVNKVDKENCRPEEVYEQIFELFFNLEATEEQLDFPVIYGSSKQGWMSTDWKKPTEDIFPLMDAILENIPPAPIAEGTLQMQITSLDYSSFVGRIAIGRVARGTIKENQPVSLVKRDGTIQKSRIKELYTFEGLGKVKATEVKSGDICAVVGIDGFDIGDTIADFENPEQLEVIKIDEPTMNMLFTINNSPFFGKEGKFVTSRHVRDRLYKEMEKNLALKVVETESPDSYLVYGRGILHLSVLIETMRREGYELQVGQPQVIVKHIDGVKCEPVETLIVDVPAEVAGKVIELVTQRKGDLLIMEPKGDLQHLEFEIPSRGIIGLRNNVLTATAGEAIMAHRFKAYEPWKGPIPGRSNGVLISMEKGNTTAYAIDKLQDRGRFFVDPGVDIYEGQILGEHIRDNDLVINVVKGKQLTNMRASGSDDNVRIAPAIKFSLEESMEYIQADEYIEVTPQSMRLRKIYLTENERKVNAKRFVNQ from the coding sequence ATGCAAAAAATCAGAAATATTGCGATCATCGCGCACGTTGACCACGGTAAAACTACTTTGGTTGATAAAATCCTGCACAGCTGTGCCATTTTCAGGGACAATGAGCAAACCGGAGAGTTAATCCTTGACAACAATGACCTTGAACGTGAGCGTGGTATTACCATCGTTTCAAAAAACGTATCTGTAAGGTATAAAGATGTTAAGATCAACATTATTGATACCCCTGGTCACGCCGATTTTGGTGGCGAGGTTGAGCGTGTATTGAAAATGGCCGATGGTGTATTATTACTTTGCGACGCTTTTGAAGGTGCTATGCCTCAAACCCGTTTCGTAACTCAAAAAGCTTTGGCTTTAGGCCTTAAGCCAATTGTGGTTGTAAACAAAGTTGATAAAGAGAACTGCCGCCCTGAAGAAGTTTACGAACAAATTTTTGAATTATTCTTCAACCTTGAAGCTACCGAAGAGCAGCTGGATTTCCCTGTTATCTACGGTTCATCAAAACAAGGCTGGATGAGCACCGACTGGAAGAAACCTACGGAAGATATCTTCCCGTTGATGGATGCTATATTAGAAAACATTCCACCGGCTCCAATTGCTGAAGGTACACTGCAAATGCAGATCACTTCGTTAGATTATTCATCTTTCGTAGGTCGTATCGCAATCGGCCGTGTTGCTCGTGGTACCATCAAAGAAAATCAGCCGGTATCTTTGGTAAAACGCGACGGCACCATCCAAAAATCAAGGATCAAAGAACTTTACACATTCGAAGGTTTGGGTAAAGTTAAAGCTACCGAAGTAAAATCTGGCGATATCTGCGCTGTAGTTGGTATCGATGGTTTTGATATTGGTGATACTATTGCTGATTTTGAAAATCCTGAGCAATTAGAGGTTATCAAAATTGATGAGCCAACAATGAACATGTTGTTCACCATCAATAACTCTCCTTTCTTTGGTAAAGAAGGTAAATTTGTTACTTCACGTCACGTACGTGATCGTTTGTACAAAGAGATGGAGAAAAACCTGGCACTTAAAGTTGTTGAAACCGAATCGCCGGATTCATACCTGGTTTATGGCCGTGGTATCCTTCACTTGTCGGTATTGATCGAAACCATGCGTCGTGAAGGTTATGAGTTACAGGTAGGTCAGCCTCAGGTTATCGTTAAGCACATTGATGGTGTTAAATGCGAGCCGGTTGAAACCCTGATAGTTGATGTTCCTGCTGAAGTTGCCGGTAAGGTAATTGAACTGGTAACACAACGTAAAGGTGATTTGTTGATCATGGAACCAAAAGGCGATCTGCAACACTTAGAGTTTGAGATCCCTTCACGCGGCATCATCGGTTTGCGTAACAACGTATTAACCGCTACCGCTGGTGAGGCTATCATGGCACACCGCTTTAAAGCTTACGAACCGTGGAAAGGCCCAATCCCTGGCCGTTCAAATGGTGTATTGATCTCAATGGAAAAAGGTAACACAACTGCTTATGCAATTGACAAACTGCAGGATCGTGGCCGTTTCTTCGTTGACCCGGGTGTTGATATTTACGAAGGCCAGATACTTGGTGAGCACATCCGCGATAACGATTTGGTGATCAACGTTGTTAAAGGTAAACAGTTAACCAACATGCGTGCATCAGGTAGTGATGATAACGTTCGTATCGCACCAGCTATCAAATTCTCGTTAGAAGAATCGATGGAGTATATCCAGGCTGATGAATACATCGAAGTTACGCCGCAAAGCATGCGTTTACGTAAAATCTACCTAACCGAAAACGAGCGTAAAGTAAACGCTAAAAGATTTGTTAATCAATAA
- the ltrA gene encoding group II intron reverse transcriptase/maturase — MLEEILDYRNISKALKQVMSNKGAGGVDGMQTDELRDYLNEHWRPLKTSILEGSYQPSPVRKVEIPKPTGGRRMLGIPTVIDRLLQQAISQWLSPQYEPEFSKTSYGFRPGKNARQAVMQAQEYLNEGKTRIVELDLEKFFDRVNHDKLMGSLSRKVKDKRILALIGSYLRSGIMEGGVSSVRLEGTPQGSPLSPLLSNIMLDELDRELIRRGHSFVRYADDCSIYLKNWKSAHRVEGSIIRYVEKELKLKVNRTKTKVSAPAKSTLLGFSFYRSKGKWEIRLSNLTVKRIQGKIRRHTERKHPNPIAEKIRELETVIMGWINYFWIATAKSQMRMLDELVRTRLRICQWKQWKLPKARVKRLIKLGVKKRKAYEWGNSSKGYCRVAHSPILQTTLNNLYFNNLGYTGFENRYFWKTKHQLSIF; from the coding sequence ATGCTCGAAGAAATACTTGATTACAGGAACATCAGCAAAGCGCTGAAACAGGTAATGAGCAATAAAGGCGCTGGTGGGGTTGACGGTATGCAGACCGATGAACTTCGCGACTACCTGAACGAGCACTGGCGTCCGCTCAAAACAAGTATTTTAGAGGGCAGTTATCAACCAAGCCCGGTACGGAAAGTAGAAATCCCCAAGCCCACAGGCGGTCGCCGGATGTTAGGCATACCAACCGTAATCGACAGGCTCCTTCAACAAGCCATCAGTCAATGGCTAAGTCCGCAATACGAACCGGAGTTTTCCAAAACAAGTTACGGTTTCAGGCCAGGCAAGAACGCCCGTCAGGCGGTCATGCAGGCCCAGGAGTACCTCAATGAAGGTAAAACAAGGATAGTAGAGTTGGACTTGGAAAAGTTCTTCGACCGTGTCAACCACGACAAACTCATGGGATCGCTATCAAGAAAGGTAAAAGATAAACGCATCCTTGCGTTGATCGGCAGCTATCTGCGCAGCGGTATTATGGAAGGCGGGGTTTCAAGCGTCCGATTGGAAGGCACCCCACAGGGTTCACCGCTTAGCCCTCTACTTTCCAACATTATGTTAGATGAACTGGACAGAGAACTTATACGGCGCGGGCACAGCTTTGTGAGGTACGCCGACGATTGCAGCATCTACCTTAAGAACTGGAAATCAGCTCATAGGGTAGAAGGCAGTATTATCCGGTACGTAGAAAAGGAGCTTAAGCTAAAAGTGAACAGGACAAAGACGAAAGTCAGCGCCCCGGCGAAAAGCACGCTTTTAGGCTTCTCTTTCTATCGCAGCAAAGGAAAATGGGAGATACGGCTATCGAATCTGACGGTAAAACGGATTCAAGGTAAGATTCGCCGGCATACGGAGCGGAAGCACCCGAACCCAATAGCCGAAAAGATAAGAGAATTGGAGACGGTCATCATGGGCTGGATAAATTATTTTTGGATAGCCACGGCAAAATCGCAGATGCGAATGTTGGATGAACTGGTACGAACCCGTTTACGGATATGCCAATGGAAACAATGGAAGCTACCAAAAGCAAGGGTGAAGCGGCTAATAAAGCTGGGCGTTAAGAAAAGGAAAGCTTATGAGTGGGGAAATAGCAGTAAGGGATACTGTCGGGTAGCCCACAGCCCCATACTGCAAACCACGCTTAACAATCTGTACTTTAATAACTTAGGATACACAGGGTTCGAGAACAGATACTTTTGGAAAACTAAACACCAGTTATCTATATTCTGA
- a CDS encoding YdeI/OmpD-associated family protein, which produces MEHYDNRIDAYIEKSPEFAKPILNYLRATVHEAAPMVTETMKWSMPFFDYKGVVCNMAAFKQHCAFGFWKASLLYDPQKVLSLADQAAGSFGRLTSIDDLPPKEVLIEFIHQAIILNEDNKVRPASLKKAPAQRDELLVPDYFAKFLEAHPQAWLNLNQFSYSQKKEYIEWITEAKTEATRLKRMETAAEWLTEGKSRHWKYK; this is translated from the coding sequence ATGGAACACTATGATAACCGGATAGATGCCTACATCGAAAAATCGCCCGAATTTGCAAAGCCAATTTTAAACTACCTGAGGGCTACAGTACATGAAGCTGCACCCATGGTAACCGAAACTATGAAATGGAGCATGCCATTTTTTGACTATAAAGGTGTGGTATGTAATATGGCGGCTTTTAAACAGCATTGTGCATTCGGCTTTTGGAAGGCATCGTTATTATACGATCCACAAAAAGTATTGAGCCTGGCCGATCAGGCTGCAGGTAGCTTCGGTCGCCTGACCAGCATTGATGACCTTCCGCCAAAGGAAGTACTTATCGAATTTATACACCAGGCGATAATCTTGAATGAAGACAATAAGGTAAGACCAGCCTCATTAAAAAAGGCGCCCGCTCAGCGGGATGAATTGTTGGTGCCAGACTACTTCGCGAAATTTTTAGAAGCCCATCCGCAAGCCTGGTTAAACCTTAACCAATTCAGCTACTCGCAGAAGAAGGAGTATATTGAATGGATAACTGAAGCCAAAACAGAGGCTACCCGCCTTAAACGTATGGAAACCGCCGCTGAGTGGCTTACTGAAGGTAAATCAAGGCATTGGAAGTATAAGTAA
- a CDS encoding YciI family protein codes for MFFIDLKYIAPLEEIDAYMEVHLKHLNKYYDEKVFVVWGPKVPRTGGVILAFASSREQMEKIITEDPFYKHKLAEFTVMEFLTPVYHPDLTALLGRAE; via the coding sequence ATGTTTTTCATCGATCTTAAGTATATAGCCCCCCTTGAAGAGATTGATGCTTATATGGAAGTCCATCTGAAGCATCTTAATAAATATTATGATGAAAAGGTATTTGTTGTTTGGGGGCCTAAGGTGCCGCGCACGGGTGGCGTTATCCTGGCCTTTGCAAGCTCAAGGGAGCAAATGGAGAAGATCATTACTGAAGATCCGTTTTACAAGCATAAACTTGCTGAATTTACCGTCATGGAGTTCTTAACCCCGGTGTATCATCCGGATTTAACGGCGCTGCTGGGGCGAGCAGAATAA
- a CDS encoding alpha/beta hydrolase, protein MLKQSIKISLCLLAFISFTNIAAAQVKSNSPTPFTDKNMVQWDYHSKTIGEDYTIYVHFPPGYDTTITQYPVLYMTDGDWNMTVAMNCFNMLRQDYETTEALIVGIGYGSRPNQRSRDLNPATGGPKFISFIEHEVIPFIQSKYRVSDNKALYGYSFGGMFTTMVLFEHPNLFNMIFIGAPGNSGSELIPSAKKYFANNHDINCRVFLGVGSFELLTSKNIQDFKTYVENRHCKGLDIATAITPNAGHGAALAQVMQNAIKFAYCKLHNVIDISAKQLEQYAGNYQIAGDEKNKFKTYVAEGKLYFVQNDAIPMVIAPYAKASFFMYENERADITFHTENNKMYMLFSFPGEKPTRLDKVN, encoded by the coding sequence ATGTTGAAACAAAGTATCAAGATCAGCCTCTGCCTGCTTGCTTTTATCTCTTTCACAAACATTGCTGCCGCACAAGTTAAAAGCAACTCCCCTACACCATTTACTGATAAGAATATGGTGCAGTGGGATTACCATTCAAAAACCATTGGTGAAGATTATACCATCTATGTACATTTCCCGCCTGGCTATGACACCACCATAACCCAATACCCGGTATTGTACATGACCGATGGCGACTGGAATATGACCGTTGCCATGAACTGTTTCAATATGCTCAGACAGGATTATGAAACCACCGAAGCACTCATTGTGGGCATTGGTTACGGCAGCCGCCCAAACCAGCGCAGCCGCGACCTTAACCCCGCAACCGGCGGACCAAAATTCATATCATTTATTGAGCATGAAGTAATTCCTTTTATACAAAGCAAGTATCGTGTAAGCGATAATAAAGCCCTATATGGTTATTCGTTTGGAGGTATGTTCACTACTATGGTATTGTTTGAGCACCCCAACCTGTTTAACATGATCTTTATTGGGGCGCCTGGTAATAGTGGCAGCGAACTGATCCCTTCCGCTAAGAAATACTTCGCCAATAATCATGACATTAATTGCAGGGTATTTTTAGGCGTGGGTTCTTTTGAGCTCTTAACCAGCAAAAACATTCAGGATTTTAAGACCTACGTGGAAAACCGGCATTGTAAAGGGCTTGATATTGCTACCGCAATTACCCCAAATGCGGGCCATGGCGCCGCGCTGGCCCAGGTCATGCAAAACGCAATAAAATTTGCTTATTGCAAACTGCATAATGTTATTGATATATCAGCAAAGCAACTGGAACAATATGCAGGTAATTACCAGATAGCCGGCGATGAGAAAAACAAATTCAAGACTTACGTTGCTGAGGGTAAGCTATACTTCGTCCAAAATGACGCAATACCTATGGTAATCGCACCATATGCAAAAGCGTCATTCTTTATGTATGAGAATGAACGCGCCGATATTACCTTCCATACAGAAAACAACAAAATGTATATGCTTTTCAGCTTTCCGGGTGAAAAGCCAACACGGTTGGATAAAGTAAACTAA